Proteins found in one Legionella pneumophila subsp. pascullei genomic segment:
- a CDS encoding DegT/DnrJ/EryC1/StrS family aminotransferase, translated as MQFIDLKTQYSLIENDILNSIKRVLNHGQYIMGPEIAELEKQLATFVGVKHAIVNSSGTDALLMALMALDIQPGDEVITSPFSFFATAEVISLCHATPVFVDIDPLTYNLDPEQLERAITKKTKAIMPVDLYGQCADYDAINAIASKYGIPVIEDAAQSFGATYKGKYSCSLSTIGCTSFFPSKPLGGYGDSGACFTNDDILAKKLTEIRIHGQNARYCHHRVGINGRMDTIQAAILLEKLKIFSNEILLRQKVAKRYDQMLSKLVKTPYIPQYNASVYAQYTIEVENRDAFAKSMQASGIPTAVHYPIAMHQQQALGYLNYKLGDFPNSEKASQHVISLPMHPYLQEDEQLKIVAAVRKALLLMNEEAMA; from the coding sequence ATGCAATTTATCGACTTAAAAACACAATATTCTTTAATTGAGAATGATATTTTAAACAGCATTAAAAGGGTATTAAATCACGGCCAATACATTATGGGGCCTGAAATTGCAGAACTTGAAAAACAGTTAGCCACTTTTGTTGGAGTGAAGCATGCGATTGTGAATTCAAGTGGAACAGATGCTTTATTAATGGCCTTGATGGCTCTGGATATTCAGCCAGGGGATGAAGTGATTACAAGCCCATTCAGTTTTTTTGCAACAGCTGAAGTGATTAGCCTTTGTCATGCAACGCCAGTTTTTGTTGATATAGATCCTTTAACTTATAATTTGGATCCTGAACAATTAGAACGAGCAATTACTAAGAAAACCAAGGCTATTATGCCAGTTGATTTATATGGGCAATGTGCGGATTATGATGCGATTAATGCTATTGCAAGTAAATACGGCATTCCTGTTATTGAAGATGCCGCTCAGAGTTTTGGAGCTACTTACAAAGGCAAATATTCTTGTTCTCTGTCAACTATTGGATGTACCAGCTTTTTTCCATCAAAGCCCCTAGGAGGTTATGGTGATTCGGGAGCTTGTTTTACTAATGACGATATTTTAGCCAAGAAATTAACTGAAATTAGAATTCATGGTCAAAATGCTCGCTATTGCCATCACCGGGTAGGGATTAATGGTCGAATGGATACCATCCAGGCAGCGATACTACTTGAGAAACTGAAAATATTTTCTAATGAGATTTTATTGAGACAAAAAGTAGCAAAACGTTATGATCAAATGCTTTCCAAGTTAGTGAAAACTCCTTATATCCCTCAATACAATGCGAGTGTATATGCTCAGTATACTATTGAGGTTGAGAATAGAGATGCGTTTGCGAAGTCAATGCAAGCTTCAGGGATCCCAACAGCTGTTCATTATCCAATAGCTATGCATCAACAGCAGGCACTTGGTTATTTAAATTACAAACTTGGAGATTTTCCAAACTCCGAAAAAGCAAGTCAACATGTTATTAGTTTGCCTATGCATCCTTATTTACAAGAAGATGAGCAATTGAAAATAGTTGCAGCAGTTAGAAAGGCTTTACTTTTGATGAATGAAGAGGCCATGGCATAA
- the ubiA gene encoding 4-hydroxybenzoate octaprenyltransferase, with amino-acid sequence MIPWNAYVRLLRLNKPIGILLLWYPTAWALWIANQGFPSIDLFMIFLLGTVFMRSAGCVINDIADRHIDKHVARTQFRPLTSGEVSLSEAFILLFMLLCASLLLLLKLPINCFYFAVISVLITFLYPFCKRFLNAPQMILGLAFSMGIPMAFIASGENLNSDFILLFLINFSWIIAYDTMYAMTDKADDLKIGVKSTAIYFANYDRLIIALLLAFLHSLWLIWAINNKVEWCFYFLWCIAAGILIYQQKLIYARLPKNCFKAFLVSGYYGLVMWFAVGLALI; translated from the coding sequence ATGATTCCCTGGAATGCCTATGTCAGATTATTACGCTTAAATAAACCAATAGGAATTTTATTACTTTGGTATCCCACCGCATGGGCACTCTGGATAGCAAATCAGGGCTTTCCTTCGATTGATTTATTTATGATTTTTTTATTAGGTACAGTATTCATGCGTTCCGCTGGTTGTGTTATTAATGACATTGCTGACAGACATATTGATAAGCACGTAGCCCGAACCCAATTTCGCCCTTTGACTTCTGGAGAGGTCAGTTTGTCTGAGGCATTTATTTTATTGTTTATGTTACTTTGTGCCTCATTGCTTTTATTATTAAAACTTCCAATCAATTGTTTTTATTTTGCTGTTATTTCCGTACTAATTACTTTTTTATACCCATTTTGCAAACGATTTTTGAATGCTCCACAAATGATATTAGGTTTGGCTTTCTCCATGGGTATTCCTATGGCATTTATTGCTTCGGGAGAAAATTTAAATAGCGATTTTATTTTATTGTTTTTAATTAATTTCTCATGGATTATCGCTTATGACACGATGTATGCGATGACTGACAAAGCGGATGATTTAAAAATAGGCGTCAAGTCGACGGCAATTTATTTTGCAAATTATGATAGATTAATTATTGCCTTGTTACTGGCTTTTCTACACTCTTTATGGTTGATTTGGGCAATAAATAATAAAGTAGAATGGTGTTTCTATTTCCTATGGTGTATAGCCGCTGGAATATTGATTTATCAACAAAAATTAATTTATGCAAGACTACCTAAAAATTGTTTTAAAGCATTTTTAGTGAGTGGTTATTATGGATTAGTAATGTGGTTTGCCGTTGGATTAGCATTGATTTAA
- a CDS encoding FAD-dependent oxidoreductase, translating into MKLWIMLFNCFIVIFLATFSHAKGIINKNKSSYCLLNQPCWPAPSEWELLNKQVNGHLIKARNYLSSCIKEPKSNTCKNILEEIKNPFYLETQPTATQSTGWFNAWSSEVSPYIVAAKTAREIAHAVNFARKHHIKIVVKGTGHDYLGRSNAPDSLLIWTHHMRGIQFQNHFVPQGCPANYKSVPAVTAEAGTRWIEAYKEVTVNQGRYVQGGGCTSVGVAGGFIQGGGFGSFSKKYGTGAGGILEAEVITANGSILIANECQNQDLYWALKGGGGGTYGIVSKITLETHELPATFGALTGTITAKTDQDFKNLIDYFITFYREKLHNEHWGEQVILGPDNKMELALVFQGMSKTQVDRLWQPFKTWLSQKPEHYQFTINSLVLPARKFWDYDYLRKNLPDHIVIDKRKNIPYPEFWWAGNQSEVSIYLTHYQSGYLPYTLFQEKFSNTLSNALFEASRLTKLSLHFNKGLSGASQQAIERQRKTSMNPSVLDAAALVTISGGQQYVFPKLRGYKPDLDKAIFSAKQAKKAMKLISDLNPDAGTYGNEADYHLKNWQRALWGSNYKKLLQIKHHYDPENLFNCHHCVGSE; encoded by the coding sequence ATGAAATTATGGATAATGCTATTTAACTGCTTTATTGTTATTTTTTTAGCAACATTCTCGCATGCAAAAGGGATTATAAATAAGAATAAATCATCATATTGCCTTCTTAATCAACCATGCTGGCCAGCCCCATCCGAATGGGAATTGCTAAACAAGCAAGTTAATGGCCATTTAATAAAAGCCAGAAATTATCTATCATCTTGCATTAAAGAGCCCAAAAGCAATACTTGTAAAAATATCTTGGAAGAAATAAAAAATCCCTTTTATTTGGAAACACAACCTACCGCAACTCAATCCACTGGCTGGTTTAATGCATGGAGCTCTGAAGTAAGCCCATACATAGTTGCAGCAAAAACAGCCCGGGAAATAGCTCATGCAGTAAACTTTGCTCGAAAACATCATATCAAAATAGTGGTTAAAGGCACTGGTCATGACTATCTTGGAAGATCCAATGCCCCTGATTCTTTATTGATTTGGACGCATCATATGAGAGGAATACAGTTCCAAAATCATTTCGTCCCACAGGGTTGTCCTGCAAACTACAAAAGCGTTCCCGCAGTAACTGCTGAAGCAGGTACAAGGTGGATAGAGGCCTATAAAGAGGTTACTGTAAATCAGGGACGCTATGTCCAGGGTGGGGGTTGTACTTCTGTCGGAGTTGCCGGTGGGTTTATTCAAGGTGGCGGGTTTGGGAGTTTTTCTAAAAAATATGGAACTGGTGCAGGAGGAATTTTAGAAGCAGAAGTTATTACCGCTAATGGTTCGATTTTGATCGCCAATGAATGCCAAAACCAGGACTTGTACTGGGCATTAAAAGGAGGTGGCGGTGGAACCTATGGTATTGTGAGTAAAATTACTTTGGAAACGCATGAATTGCCCGCAACATTTGGAGCATTAACAGGAACCATTACAGCAAAAACAGATCAGGATTTTAAAAACCTCATAGATTATTTTATTACTTTTTACAGGGAAAAACTTCATAATGAGCATTGGGGAGAACAAGTCATATTAGGCCCTGATAACAAAATGGAGCTGGCATTGGTTTTTCAAGGGATGAGCAAAACTCAGGTTGATAGATTATGGCAACCATTTAAAACTTGGCTATCCCAAAAACCTGAACATTATCAATTTACAATAAACAGTCTGGTACTACCTGCAAGAAAATTCTGGGATTACGATTATCTACGCAAAAATCTACCTGATCATATTGTAATTGATAAGCGAAAAAATATCCCTTATCCAGAGTTTTGGTGGGCTGGTAATCAGTCAGAAGTTTCTATCTATTTAACTCACTACCAATCGGGTTATTTGCCCTATACCCTCTTTCAAGAAAAATTTTCGAATACACTATCTAACGCTTTGTTTGAAGCATCACGTCTGACCAAACTATCTTTACATTTCAACAAAGGCTTGTCCGGAGCTTCTCAGCAAGCCATCGAAAGACAAAGAAAAACATCAATGAACCCTTCCGTATTGGATGCAGCAGCCTTGGTAACGATAAGTGGGGGGCAACAATATGTCTTTCCCAAGTTGCGTGGGTACAAACCTGATTTAGATAAAGCAATATTTTCAGCTAAACAGGCAAAAAAAGCGATGAAGCTAATATCTGATCTGAATCCTGATGCGGGTACTTATGGGAATGAGGCCGATTACCATTTAAAAAATTGGCAAAGGGCTTTATGGGGATCCAATTATAAGAAATTATTACAAATTAAACACCATTATGATCCTGAAAATCTGTTTAATTGCCACCATTGTGTTGGAAGTGAATAA
- the vpdC gene encoding Dot/Icm T4SS effector VpdC — protein sequence MMTPQHVISQLLESDTKYPQNLDLLKKIIISAYLGRLRINGLPPDNKIALGNYLFDDERMIFDFTRLSDSKRALFIEWLLESHQKDKEHGFLSGVYVNEYRGFTAEVALSWWGILKNWLFNNKSEHWKIADLGLSVNYQLTGIEMCHGKQGILIGFNQFLVPPSGTKYRDPNDSQSEPLGNVKRVFITDKLVDELVGLNYKNLNYESVCKSPHPQSIDVTDPEARHKDMYDYRKMQRFNGVKPWYIRLWRWISKIFFGNTDETKKISSSDDNLELLYKTKTVKIYQRSKSKEILVTETRPDITNLVFCGGGAKIFAHVGVWKALNEAGIRPTKFAGSSAGAIMSLMCYLGYTADEITELFKHFKQEHLVQFDIDRNGLSDTHSLKTALDYAIANKVRQIVNKYKIPYPKGKITFSTLASLREQFPDCGIGKELIVTATNKRSGKTIYLSANRYPLLEVSEAVKISASFPILYRDTLLDGEEHNDGGILSNFPTEIFFDDHSTLLESEFGNNLKVLAVQFDNGIERNVIDRIMDKVYRENFILNWIYSLLTGVSDPASGWERDRLKLRQYALQTIIPETGKVSTTGFNVERQSQEELIQNGYRSTLDYLNVRYTKKNNIYVNKEMMYSTFNSLGDLLAYCCYRGDEQWFNVVNNLIVQSTLPNRTALMKQSLELRKLYFNTSLPSNPEKDKTVSNESNTLTFFGNAVCQHHNHSQEFENGNHDVLLALYPIFLKLSTDLLTSKIDKNLLDRARHSLNIHSPFDCLEHFDKISGDAHVIIHIIVKLIKELKEGSCQQIYDLLKELRHLLYSDINLLKANYFGKWDLSLPQCIRILSLFKQEKHDDASKLLDGLRNKKEPVQTAKGGAHHDDLSNGGLERYRFGLGA from the coding sequence CTGATGACCCCACAGCACGTCATAAGTCAACTGCTGGAATCTGACACTAAATACCCTCAGAACTTAGATTTATTAAAAAAAATAATCATATCTGCTTACTTGGGACGCCTCAGAATTAATGGATTACCTCCAGATAACAAGATCGCACTTGGAAATTATCTTTTTGATGACGAACGTATGATTTTTGATTTCACTCGATTGAGTGATTCAAAAAGAGCTTTATTTATTGAATGGTTGCTTGAGTCTCATCAAAAAGATAAAGAGCATGGTTTTTTAAGTGGCGTTTATGTGAATGAATATCGAGGTTTCACTGCAGAGGTCGCATTAAGCTGGTGGGGTATCTTAAAAAACTGGTTATTTAATAATAAATCTGAGCATTGGAAGATAGCGGATTTGGGACTTTCTGTCAATTATCAGCTGACTGGTATTGAGATGTGCCATGGAAAGCAGGGTATCTTAATTGGATTTAACCAATTTTTAGTACCACCTTCAGGTACTAAATATAGAGATCCCAATGATAGCCAAAGTGAACCATTGGGTAATGTTAAAAGAGTATTTATTACTGATAAACTGGTTGACGAACTTGTTGGGCTCAATTATAAAAATCTTAATTATGAGTCTGTCTGTAAAAGCCCCCATCCTCAATCTATTGATGTAACTGATCCAGAGGCCCGTCATAAAGACATGTATGACTACAGAAAAATGCAACGCTTTAATGGTGTGAAGCCTTGGTATATCAGACTTTGGAGATGGATATCTAAAATATTTTTTGGTAATACAGACGAAACTAAAAAAATAAGTTCTTCAGACGACAATCTGGAATTACTTTATAAAACGAAAACTGTCAAAATTTATCAGCGTTCCAAATCAAAAGAGATCCTGGTCACAGAGACGCGGCCTGATATTACTAATCTGGTTTTTTGTGGAGGCGGAGCAAAAATTTTTGCTCATGTGGGAGTTTGGAAGGCTCTCAATGAAGCAGGGATCAGGCCAACCAAATTTGCCGGAAGCTCTGCTGGTGCAATCATGTCTTTGATGTGCTATCTAGGTTATACTGCTGATGAAATTACTGAACTTTTTAAACATTTTAAACAAGAACATTTAGTTCAATTTGATATAGACAGAAATGGATTATCTGACACTCATTCTCTAAAGACCGCCTTGGATTATGCTATCGCAAATAAAGTAAGGCAAATAGTTAATAAATATAAAATTCCATATCCTAAGGGAAAAATAACTTTTAGTACTTTAGCTTCTTTAAGAGAGCAATTCCCTGATTGTGGAATAGGTAAAGAATTAATTGTTACCGCAACCAATAAACGCTCAGGAAAAACTATTTATTTGTCAGCAAATCGTTATCCATTATTGGAAGTCAGTGAAGCAGTTAAAATTTCTGCGAGCTTTCCGATCTTATATAGAGATACTCTACTGGATGGCGAGGAACATAATGACGGAGGAATATTAAGTAATTTTCCAACTGAGATTTTTTTTGATGACCATTCAACGCTGCTGGAGTCTGAATTTGGTAATAATTTAAAAGTATTGGCAGTTCAATTTGATAATGGCATTGAAAGAAATGTCATTGATAGAATAATGGACAAAGTTTATCGAGAGAATTTTATACTTAACTGGATTTATAGCTTACTAACTGGAGTCAGTGATCCTGCAAGTGGATGGGAAAGAGACCGCCTTAAATTAAGACAGTACGCTCTTCAAACGATAATCCCTGAAACAGGGAAAGTATCTACAACAGGATTTAACGTAGAAAGACAGAGTCAGGAGGAATTGATCCAAAATGGTTATCGGTCAACTCTGGATTATCTTAATGTAAGATATACTAAAAAAAACAACATCTATGTCAATAAGGAAATGATGTACTCCACTTTCAATTCTTTGGGAGATTTACTTGCTTACTGTTGTTACAGGGGAGATGAGCAATGGTTTAATGTTGTTAATAATCTAATTGTGCAATCTACCTTGCCTAACCGCACTGCTTTAATGAAACAATCTCTGGAGCTTAGAAAACTATATTTTAATACGTCTCTACCCTCTAATCCTGAAAAGGATAAAACAGTTTCTAACGAAAGCAATACTTTAACTTTTTTTGGTAATGCTGTCTGCCAGCATCATAATCACAGTCAAGAATTTGAAAATGGAAACCATGATGTCTTACTGGCGCTCTACCCAATTTTTTTAAAACTATCTACTGATTTATTAACAAGTAAAATTGATAAGAATCTATTAGATCGTGCACGTCACTCACTAAATATACACTCTCCTTTTGATTGTCTTGAGCACTTTGACAAAATTTCAGGAGATGCTCATGTCATTATTCATATTATTGTTAAATTGATAAAAGAGCTTAAAGAAGGATCATGTCAACAAATTTATGATCTATTAAAAGAGCTTAGGCACTTATTGTATAGTGACATTAATCTTTTAAAAGCAAACTATTTTGGTAAATGGGATTTAAGTCTTCCTCAATGTATACGGATCTTGAGTTTGTTTAAGCAGGAAAAGCATGACGATGCATCTAAGTTATTGGATGGTCTACGTAACAAAAAGGAGCCTGTGCAAACAGCAAAAGGAGGAGCGCATCATGATGACCTTAGTAACGGGGGCCTCGAGAGGTATAGGTTTGGCCTTGGCGCATGA
- a CDS encoding chorismate--pyruvate lyase family protein has product MSINYQSLLIADAKGPGLLKDWLEYQDSLTDKLKAMTGNAELERLSQNWAIPNWWDRYVLGIQNNSIFQREIVMKNQGIVYWYARSVIPQSCYALKPEFFNRLENESIRNLIFDESSVRRLPILCYPVDQLNLEFHWVNKYIRSEYSQMWVRLTELVFQEKSSFYLVEILLPELENLL; this is encoded by the coding sequence ATGTCTATTAATTATCAATCCCTTCTGATTGCCGATGCCAAGGGCCCAGGGTTACTCAAAGATTGGCTGGAATACCAAGATTCTTTAACAGATAAATTAAAAGCAATGACCGGGAATGCGGAGTTGGAACGTTTATCTCAAAACTGGGCTATTCCAAATTGGTGGGATAGGTATGTTCTAGGTATACAAAACAATAGTATTTTTCAACGAGAAATTGTTATGAAAAATCAAGGGATTGTATATTGGTATGCACGGTCGGTTATTCCACAATCATGCTATGCTCTTAAACCAGAATTTTTCAACCGTTTGGAAAATGAATCAATACGAAATTTAATTTTTGATGAAAGCAGTGTAAGACGGTTACCGATACTTTGTTATCCAGTAGATCAATTAAATCTTGAGTTTCATTGGGTAAATAAATACATTCGTTCTGAATACTCTCAGATGTGGGTCAGGCTTACGGAGCTAGTATTTCAGGAAAAAAGTTCTTTTTATTTGGTTGAAATCTTGTTACCGGAGTTGGAAAACTTATTATGA
- the pyrF gene encoding orotidine-5'-phosphate decarboxylase: protein MTPKLIVALDFDNHDNALQLVDKLDPSHCALKVGSELFTLLGPQFVKELVRREFKVFLDLKFHDIPNTVAKACHSAAELGVWMINVHAIGGLKMLQAAKESLKTYGQDKPLLIAVTVLTSFEEAELASVGISNSLPEQATHLAMLAREAGLDGVVSSAHEVKIIKQKCGENFITVTPGIRLPNNLKDDQSRVMTPQQAIREGSDFLVIGRPITQASNPYEVVSAILRDL from the coding sequence ATGACACCCAAATTAATCGTCGCGTTGGATTTTGATAATCATGATAACGCTTTACAGTTGGTTGACAAACTTGACCCTAGTCATTGTGCACTTAAGGTTGGGAGTGAACTTTTTACTTTGCTAGGGCCTCAGTTTGTAAAGGAACTAGTAAGAAGAGAGTTTAAAGTATTTTTAGATTTAAAATTTCACGATATCCCTAATACTGTTGCTAAAGCTTGCCATTCAGCAGCAGAATTAGGGGTATGGATGATAAATGTCCATGCAATCGGTGGCTTAAAAATGCTGCAAGCTGCGAAGGAATCTTTAAAAACGTATGGTCAAGACAAGCCTTTGTTGATTGCAGTGACTGTGCTAACCAGTTTTGAAGAAGCGGAGTTGGCCAGTGTTGGTATTAGCAATTCATTGCCTGAGCAGGCAACTCATTTGGCTATGCTTGCCAGAGAAGCTGGGCTTGATGGTGTGGTGAGCTCTGCACATGAAGTCAAAATTATAAAACAGAAATGTGGCGAGAATTTTATTACCGTCACTCCTGGCATAAGACTGCCAAATAATCTAAAAGATGATCAATCGCGAGTTATGACTCCACAACAGGCCATCAGAGAAGGTAGTGATTTTCTGGTTATTGGAAGACCAATTACGCAAGCAAGCAATCCCTATGAGGTTGTTTCCGCCATATTGCGTGATCTTTGA
- a CDS encoding GspH/FimT family pseudopilin, protein MRFQFMKIRGFTLLEVMLALALLVGLLLLSSWPFFSLIQKNERETLINNIKTAVQYSKIEAIHFGHPIYLIPLGSNENWSKGMVLAQFDQKSNKIELIHQWHWSSNSWNINWRGVDSTNRIIISNTPYRAMSNGKFILDNRRTNERVEVTLNRLGRVKVGNLINTKSK, encoded by the coding sequence ATGCGATTTCAATTCATGAAAATAAGAGGATTTACTCTACTTGAAGTGATGCTTGCATTAGCCTTGCTTGTGGGATTACTGCTTTTAAGTTCATGGCCATTTTTTTCACTGATACAAAAAAATGAGAGAGAAACCCTAATCAATAATATAAAAACTGCCGTACAATACTCTAAAATAGAGGCTATTCATTTCGGGCATCCGATTTATCTTATTCCTTTAGGCTCTAATGAAAATTGGTCCAAGGGGATGGTGCTTGCTCAATTCGACCAAAAATCCAATAAAATTGAGCTGATTCACCAATGGCACTGGAGTTCTAATTCCTGGAACATTAATTGGAGAGGAGTGGATTCCACCAATAGAATTATTATATCCAATACCCCTTATCGTGCGATGAGTAATGGTAAATTTATTTTGGATAATAGGCGAACTAATGAAAGAGTTGAGGTTACTTTAAATAGGCTTGGCAGGGTTAAGGTAGGGAATTTAATTAACACAAAATCAAAATAA
- a CDS encoding SDR family NAD(P)-dependent oxidoreductase — MMTLVTGASRGIGLALAHEFAAHGHDLILVGRDSEQLEQISKQLNAQYQVKAEYKVQDLSKPGSAFKLYTDLKEQGVEVNCLVNNAGVGYMGSFVEMGMSKLDDLLNINMVSLSELTLCYLHDFVARNEGSILQVSSTAAFQPGPFMAAYYASKAYVAMLSHAIAYELKGTNVSMSILCPGATKTNFFHASGMESSMLERGYIGMMTPEKVAKIAYNGLKKGKLYIIPGLRNKILAYAAAVSPKAIAIRIASYLHHKIL; from the coding sequence ATGATGACCTTAGTAACGGGGGCCTCGAGAGGTATAGGTTTGGCCTTGGCGCATGAGTTTGCAGCACATGGCCATGATTTAATACTTGTTGGTAGAGACTCTGAACAGCTGGAGCAAATTTCAAAGCAATTAAATGCACAATATCAAGTTAAGGCTGAATATAAAGTACAAGACTTAAGTAAACCAGGAAGCGCATTTAAGTTGTATACTGATTTAAAGGAACAGGGTGTAGAAGTCAATTGTCTGGTGAATAACGCAGGCGTAGGCTATATGGGTTCATTTGTTGAGATGGGCATGAGCAAGCTTGATGATTTACTGAACATAAACATGGTTTCCTTAAGTGAATTAACACTATGTTACCTTCATGATTTTGTAGCTCGAAATGAAGGCAGTATTTTACAGGTGTCTTCAACAGCAGCATTTCAACCGGGCCCTTTTATGGCAGCCTACTATGCAAGTAAAGCGTATGTGGCTATGCTCTCTCATGCTATTGCTTATGAGCTCAAAGGTACTAATGTATCTATGTCTATTCTTTGTCCTGGAGCAACAAAAACCAATTTTTTCCATGCGTCTGGAATGGAAAGCTCTATGTTGGAGAGAGGATACATTGGAATGATGACCCCGGAAAAGGTCGCTAAAATTGCCTATAATGGGTTAAAAAAAGGAAAGTTGTATATTATTCCGGGGCTGAGAAATAAAATTTTAGCCTATGCCGCAGCCGTATCTCCTAAAGCGATTGCTATTAGAATTGCATCTTATCTTCACCACAAAATTTTATAG
- the lapB gene encoding lipopolysaccharide assembly protein LapB produces MINLWPLLLPAAAWSGWWLANRSNSNKDAHVHNRLSREYVVGLNYLLNEQSDKAVDVFIKLLEVDSDTVETHLALGSLFRRRGEVDRAIRIHQNLIARPQLSIQQRKEALMALGQDYMSAGVFDRAERIFLEVVELGGSRDTSSLQGLLAIYQQEKAWEKALDIIKKLEISTGASFHNQAAHYYCEMASQALKINAMDRAIYCIKQAMNVDPESVRASLMNATIEMKEGRYKQAIRSLKRVPQQDAEFLTEIIEPLVFCHKELDSMPDCIHYLEQTLEKHPRASVIFVIADYLRQNKGMDIAIDFVADNLSKHPSIRGLNRLIYWHLESAHGKVREKLQMLYDITSKFLDNKPIYRCGHCGFGGKHLHWHCPSCKQWGRMKPIHGLEGD; encoded by the coding sequence ATGATTAATTTATGGCCACTGTTGTTACCTGCTGCCGCATGGTCTGGCTGGTGGCTGGCAAATCGTAGTAATTCCAATAAAGATGCTCATGTTCATAATCGATTATCACGAGAATATGTAGTTGGACTTAATTATTTATTAAATGAACAATCTGATAAAGCAGTTGACGTATTTATCAAACTTCTGGAAGTTGATAGTGATACAGTAGAAACACATCTTGCATTAGGTAGCTTGTTTAGGCGTAGAGGGGAAGTAGACAGGGCTATTCGTATTCATCAAAATTTAATAGCTAGACCTCAATTAAGTATTCAGCAACGCAAAGAAGCCCTAATGGCTCTAGGGCAAGATTATATGAGTGCTGGAGTATTTGACAGAGCGGAACGCATCTTCCTTGAAGTTGTTGAGTTAGGTGGAAGCAGAGATACGAGCAGTCTTCAAGGGTTATTGGCAATTTACCAACAAGAAAAAGCCTGGGAAAAAGCTTTAGATATTATTAAGAAGTTGGAAATTTCTACCGGAGCCAGTTTCCACAATCAAGCAGCTCATTATTATTGTGAAATGGCTAGTCAAGCACTTAAAATCAATGCAATGGATAGAGCCATTTACTGTATTAAACAAGCAATGAATGTTGATCCGGAATCAGTAAGAGCCAGTTTGATGAATGCCACAATTGAAATGAAAGAGGGTCGTTATAAGCAGGCGATTCGATCTTTAAAGCGAGTGCCACAACAGGACGCTGAATTTTTAACTGAAATTATAGAACCATTAGTTTTTTGTCATAAAGAGTTGGATTCCATGCCAGATTGCATTCACTATCTTGAGCAAACTTTAGAAAAACATCCGCGAGCCTCTGTGATTTTTGTTATTGCTGATTATTTGCGACAAAATAAAGGTATGGATATTGCAATTGACTTTGTAGCTGATAATTTAAGCAAACATCCATCAATAAGAGGTTTAAATCGTTTGATATATTGGCATTTGGAATCAGCGCATGGGAAAGTACGTGAAAAACTGCAAATGCTTTATGATATTACTAGTAAATTTTTAGATAATAAGCCCATATATCGATGTGGGCATTGTGGTTTTGGTGGTAAACATTTACATTGGCATTGCCCAAGTTGTAAACAGTGGGGTAGAATGAAGCCTATTCATGGGTTGGAAGGGGATTAA